The Bryobacteraceae bacterium genome includes a window with the following:
- a CDS encoding beta-xylanase produces the protein MLCRLGPILFLAALPAALPALRADELDDAILKHRTGVLAVRTAPGATVKVEQLRHEFWFGATIATGVFSGRTPPEDAAKWKELFLSHFNAGVIEAAFKWHEMEKERGRVDYSVVDSMLEWASAHEIPVRGHCIFWGIPRYVPEWLKPLGDAPLRLAVRQRARSIAARYRGQFAEYDLNNEMIHGNWFEERLGPEITRDMARWVKEGDPEAVLFFNDYDILTGRRLDDYLKHIRTVLSSGAPMDGIGVQGHLHGDSFDENELRRALDALAELKLPVRVTEFNFPGQRSKYYGKREAQLSAEEEAAKADALRRYFRICFAHPAVTGILMWGFWEGANWIPQSSLYRRDWSPTPAAEAYRRLVFGEWWTRAEVKADSSGLAAVRAFYGTHRVRAGGRETVIRLSKAEGARAVDLH, from the coding sequence ATGCTGTGCAGATTGGGTCCGATTCTGTTTCTCGCCGCCCTGCCGGCGGCGCTTCCCGCGCTGCGGGCCGACGAGCTGGACGATGCGATTCTGAAGCACCGCACGGGCGTTCTGGCGGTCCGCACCGCGCCCGGGGCGACGGTCAAGGTGGAGCAGCTCCGGCACGAATTCTGGTTCGGCGCCACCATCGCCACAGGCGTCTTCTCGGGGCGCACGCCGCCGGAAGACGCGGCGAAGTGGAAAGAGCTCTTCCTGAGCCACTTCAACGCCGGCGTGATTGAAGCCGCCTTCAAATGGCACGAGATGGAGAAAGAGCGCGGCCGGGTGGATTACTCGGTAGTGGATTCAATGCTCGAGTGGGCCTCGGCGCATGAGATTCCCGTGCGCGGGCACTGCATCTTCTGGGGCATTCCGCGGTATGTGCCCGAGTGGCTCAAGCCGCTGGGCGACGCACCGCTCCGCCTCGCCGTGCGGCAGCGGGCGCGCTCGATCGCCGCGCGCTACCGCGGACAGTTCGCCGAATACGACCTGAACAACGAGATGATCCACGGCAACTGGTTCGAGGAGAGGCTGGGGCCGGAAATTACCCGCGACATGGCGCGCTGGGTGAAGGAAGGCGATCCCGAAGCCGTGCTGTTCTTCAACGACTACGACATCCTCACCGGGCGGCGGCTGGACGATTACCTGAAACATATCCGCACAGTTCTGTCATCCGGCGCTCCGATGGACGGCATCGGGGTGCAGGGGCATCTGCATGGGGATTCGTTCGACGAAAACGAACTGCGCCGCGCGCTGGACGCGCTGGCCGAACTGAAGCTGCCGGTCCGCGTCACCGAATTCAATTTTCCAGGGCAGCGCTCGAAGTATTACGGGAAGCGCGAGGCGCAGCTCAGCGCGGAGGAGGAAGCGGCGAAGGCGGACGCGCTGCGGCGCTATTTCCGCATCTGTTTTGCGCACCCTGCCGTGACCGGCATCCTGATGTGGGGTTTCTGGGAGGGGGCCAACTGGATTCCGCAGTCCTCGCTCTACAGGCGCGACTGGAGCCCGACTCCCGCCGCCGAGGCGTACCGCAGGCTCGTCTTCGGCGAGTGGTGGACGCGCGCGGAGGTGAAAGCCGACTCGAGCGGGCTGGCCGCCGTGCGTGCGTTCTACGGCACGCACCGGGTGCGCGCCGGGGGCAGAGAGACCGTGATCAGGCTCTCGAAAGCTGAGGGCGCACGCGCCGTGGACCTGCATTGA